The Pseudomonas nunensis genome includes the window TGCGCTTGCGGTGGGACGACTTTGCCTTTCCACTCGAAAACGCGGGTACGGATTGCTTTGATTTTCATGAATACAGTTCCTTGCGCTGCCGGCTTTTTGTAGTTGTTGAGTCGCTGCGCAGAACCGCTCGGGCGGCCGGTTCTGGTCATTCGATGGGCCGACTTTAGCCAGCGCTTGGGGGTGGCGGATAATCACTTATGCGTATCCGGCGATAACCTGGGGTGATCGCAGCAAGCGGTTATCCGGTAGATCGGGTTATCAGCCCTCACACAAAAAAAATGTGGGAGCGGGCTTGCTCGCGAAAGGGCCGTATCAGTCGACATTGATGTCGCCTGACTCACCGCATTCGCGAGCAAGCCCGCTCCCACATTGGAGGCTGGTGGTGTTGCTTGATTGTGTGATCAATGCAAAACCCTGTGGGAGCGGGCTTGCTCGCGAAGAGGCCGTGTCAGTCGACATTGATGCCGCCTGACCCACCGCATTCGCGAGCAAGCCCGCTCCCACAGGGGGTGGGGGGATTGCGTGGTTTTCAGTAGTTGTTGGTGCCCATCCGGCAGGCAATCTCGAATGCCTGGCGGATCGCGCCGACGTTCGCCTTGCCCTGCCCCGCGATGTCAAACGCGGTGCCGTGGGCCGGGGTGGTGATCGGGATCGGCAAGCCGCCCTGCACCGTCACGCCACGGGAGAAGCCCATCAACTTGATCGCGATCTGCCCCTGGTCGTGGTACATCGTCACTACCGCGTCGAAGGCACTCGCATCGCCCTGGACCTTGAGGAAAATCGTGTCCCCCGGATACGGCCCTTCAGCCGCAATCCCCAACGCCTGGGCCGAACGCACCGCAGGACCAATGATGTCCAGTTCTTCACGACCGAACGAGCCGTTGTCGCCGTTATGCGGGTTCAAGCCGCACACGCCGATGCGCGGTTTTTCCAGGCCGTTACGCTTGAGGGCGGTATCGATCAATTGAATCGCTTCCACCACCCGTGCCTGGCTGAGCATCCCCGGCACTTCGGCCAGGGCCACGTGGGAGGTCACTCGCGATGTCCAGAGATTGTCGAGCACGTTGAATTCGCAGAACGGACCGTGGAAGTCCAGCAACTCGGCGAACCAGTGCAGCTCATCGTTGTGCGCCATGCCGGCCATGTGCAGCGAGGTCTTGTTCAACGGCCCGAACAGCACCGCATTGGTGGTGCCGGCCTCGGTCAGGCGCAGGGCTTTTTCCAGGGTGTCGAGGCTGTAGCGACCGCCAATCACACTGGCCTCACTGCGCGGAAATTCACCGAGGGTGTCGCCGCGAAAATCGTAGAACAGCGGCGTGTCATCGACGAACGACAGCGACTCCAGCGACTCCACGCGCCGATAAGGAAAGGTCACGCCGGCAATGCGCATGCCGCGCTGCATTTCAGCCTCGTCGGCAATCAGGATCACGTTCGCCTGACTGCGTACAGCAGGCTCGCCGAGCAGGCGTGCGATCAGTTCCGGGCCGATGCCCGCCGGGTCCCCCAGGACCATGGCGATGGTGGTTTTGTTCATGCTTCACTCCTCAAGGCG containing:
- a CDS encoding 4-hydroxythreonine-4-phosphate dehydrogenase PdxA, translated to MNKTTIAMVLGDPAGIGPELIARLLGEPAVRSQANVILIADEAEMQRGMRIAGVTFPYRRVESLESLSFVDDTPLFYDFRGDTLGEFPRSEASVIGGRYSLDTLEKALRLTEAGTTNAVLFGPLNKTSLHMAGMAHNDELHWFAELLDFHGPFCEFNVLDNLWTSRVTSHVALAEVPGMLSQARVVEAIQLIDTALKRNGLEKPRIGVCGLNPHNGDNGSFGREELDIIGPAVRSAQALGIAAEGPYPGDTIFLKVQGDASAFDAVVTMYHDQGQIAIKLMGFSRGVTVQGGLPIPITTPAHGTAFDIAGQGKANVGAIRQAFEIACRMGTNNY